From a single Chrysiogenia bacterium genomic region:
- a CDS encoding transcriptional regulator gives MERRSPKSYSQAARLQDMVRTFMARRAGVTIEELVEIYDITRRTVYRDFDALAESGYPLYSVETGGRKLWRFHDRFTEVAPVTLSTSELIALYVTRTQIGYLDGTPLAEDMDRVFGKLEKTLSPKHRDQLALFAKKFYTVPDAPKSYDEHLDLLWDVMDGLIRQLRCKMRYRSPRKKSPTTRLIEPLTLLTHKQGLYLLAREAGADKVLTFAIDRIVSFEPTKETFEYPKKYAPEKQVEGAFGIVAGDEEVRVRIRFAADIAHLIAERTFHPGQKITRHKDGSLTLEMKLTALGAELNGFVLSYGSKAEVIEPAELRQQIAAELQEAAKRYA, from the coding sequence ATGGAACGGCGGAGTCCCAAGAGTTACTCCCAGGCCGCGCGCTTGCAGGACATGGTGCGGACCTTCATGGCGCGCCGGGCGGGCGTGACCATCGAGGAACTCGTCGAGATCTACGACATCACGCGGCGAACCGTCTACCGCGACTTCGACGCGCTGGCCGAGTCGGGCTACCCGCTCTATTCGGTGGAGACCGGCGGCCGAAAGCTCTGGCGTTTCCACGACCGCTTTACCGAGGTCGCGCCCGTCACGCTCTCGACCTCCGAGCTCATCGCCCTGTACGTCACGCGCACCCAGATCGGCTACCTGGATGGAACTCCGCTGGCCGAGGACATGGACCGCGTCTTCGGCAAGCTGGAGAAAACCCTCTCGCCCAAGCACCGCGACCAGCTCGCGCTCTTCGCAAAAAAATTCTACACCGTGCCCGACGCGCCCAAGAGCTACGACGAGCACCTCGACCTGCTCTGGGACGTGATGGACGGGCTCATCCGCCAGCTCCGCTGCAAGATGCGTTACCGCTCGCCGCGAAAGAAGAGCCCCACGACGCGGCTCATTGAACCGCTCACCCTGCTCACCCACAAACAGGGGCTCTATCTGCTCGCGCGCGAGGCCGGCGCCGACAAGGTGCTCACCTTTGCCATCGACCGCATCGTCTCCTTCGAGCCGACGAAGGAGACCTTCGAGTATCCGAAAAAATACGCGCCCGAGAAACAGGTCGAGGGCGCCTTCGGCATCGTGGCCGGTGACGAGGAAGTGCGCGTGCGCATCCGCTTCGCCGCCGACATCGCCCACCTCATTGCGGAGCGCACCTTCCACCCCGGGCAGAAAATCACCCGCCACAAGGACGGCTCGCTCACCCTGGAGATGAAGCTCACCGCGCTGGGCGCCGAACTCAACGGCTTCGTGCTCTCCTACGGCAGCAAGGCCGAAGTGATCGAACCCGCCGAGCTGCGCCAGCAGATCGCCGCGGAGCTCCAGGAAGCAGCGAAGCGGTACGCTTAA